AGGACATAAAACATCTCACTTCTGTTCAATGTGTGGAGAACACTTCTGTTCGATGAAAGCAAGTAAAGCTTTACATAAAAAAACGAAAGAAACCGAAGAAGAGACTGTTGAAATATAACAATAGATGAAATGGACAGTTATAAGCCCAGCCCAATGGCTTGAAAATGAAAAAGAACTTTATGCATTCCTATTCTCCTTGGGGATAGATTTTATTCGCATACGCAAGCCCAATCATAGGGCTTGCGATATGAATAATTTCCTTACGACAATACCAAAAGAGATACATCATAAATGTATTGTTCATCACCCAGAGTGTAATATGGATCCCTTTCCCAACATAGGAATTCATAGATCTCAACCACAACCGAATGATTTGAATAATGGAAGAATCCTATCATCCAACCTACATTTCATCCATGAGTTGTCTAAAGTGACAGCATGTGATCAAGTATTGGTAAGTCCTATTTTTGATAGTATAAGCAAAACAAACTACCACTCTCAGTGGAATGCTTCTACCCTCTCCTTTATAAAGGAACACAATCAAATCGATTGGATTGCATTAGGAGGTATTGCCATAGGACGAGAACAAGAACTTCTAGATATGGGATTCAAACATGCTGCATTGATGGGAGCACTATGGTCGAATACCATAATTGGAAAGGATATCCACTACGGAGAGCTAAAATTGAGATTAAAAGATATTCTGTCATGAAAGTAGATACAAATAAGTTTCGATTACAGTTCATTACTCATGGCAAAACAGCCGATGAGATTTTAGAGCAAGTAGCATCAGTACTTCACGGTGGAGGACGATGGATACAGTTTCGGATGAAAGAGATTGACAATGATTCGTTTATCTCTATTGCGAAAGAGATAAAAAAGATGACCGATAAATATGATGCAACATTCATTATCAATGATCATGTTTCTGTCGCAAAAGAAATTGGTGCTTCAGGAGTTCATATCGGAATGAACGATACCTCCCCTGCAAAAGCTCGAGAAATACTTGGAGACTCCTTTATTATCGGTGGAACTGCAAACACTTTAACAACGATTAAAGAGATCGAACAGCATGTAGACTATATTGGTCTTGGACCTTATCGCTATACTTCTACTAAAAAGAACCTGAGTGCAATTTTAGGACTTGATGGATATAAACGCATCTATGATGAATGGAGTGGATGGCAACAAACACCAATCGTAGCTATTGGGGGAATAGAGTATAACGACCTATCCCCTCTTTTGTCATCCTCAATACAGGGGATCGCAGTATCAAGTTCAATAATTAAATCAAAAACAATCACTAAAGAGACATTAAAATGGATCCAAAAAATATCATTCACAACAATCAACTAACCATTGCAAATAAGTCTTTTAGATCACGACTTTTTGTTGGAACAGGAAAATATAGTTCTAATGAAGTAATGGAAGAATCCATTCTAGCTTCTCATTCCGAACTAGTTACGATGGCATTAAAAAGAGTTGACTTAGACAAAAAAGGTGCAGATGATATCCTAAAGCACCTCAATCACCCACACATCCATCTTCTACCAAATACTTCAGGGGTAAGAGATGCAGAAGAGGCAATCTTCGCTGCCATGATGGCAAGAGAAGCATTGGGCACAAACTGGGTTAAGCTAGAAATTCATCCAAATCCTAGACACCTACTTCCCGATGCATTCGAAACTGTGAAAGCATCCAAACAACTAGTAAAAGAGGGATTTGTCGTTTTGCCTTATATCATTGCAGATCCTATTACCTGTAAACGCCTTGAAGAGGTTGGTTGCCAAGCAGTAATGCCTCTAGCCTCTGCAATAGGCACCAATCAAGGAGTTACAAATATGCAGATGCTGCAGTATATCATAGAGCAAAGCAATGTCCCTGTAATTATTGACGCAGGACTAGGTGCCCCTTCACATGCAGCCAAGGCGATGGAAATGGGTGCAGATGCCTGTCTGGTAAACACTGCTATTGCAAACAGTAAAGACCCTGTGAAGATGGCACTAGCTTTCCACTTAGCAATAGAATCTGGAAGAATGGCTTATGAAAGCAAATTGGCTACAAGTCATACACTGAATGCCAAAGCAACCTCCCCACTTACCTCATTTTTGGAACGATGAAAAACAACAAAGAGACTTTCTACAACAAACTACAGAAACATTCTTGGGATGACATCAAAAAAAGGACACAAGACTATACTGAGAAAGAGGTCATTGAGGCACTGAACCATTCCAAACCTACTATTGATCACTTTGGAGCACTCATCTCTAAAGCAGCACTTCCCTACTTGGAAGAGATGGCATATTTAAGTCAACAAAAAACACAACAACGTTTCGGAAAGACGATGCAGTTGTATATCCCCATGTATTTATCAAATTACTGCTCTAATGGTTGTATCTATTGTGGGTTCAATGCCAAGAATGATATTCCGAGAAAACGTTTGGATGTACAAGAGATTACCGAAGAAGCAGACCATATACTGAAATTAGGAATACGAAACCTTCTTTTGGTTACAGGAGAAGATAATCGCAATTTCTCTACTAAAGATCTAGTCCATGCAGTAAAAATATTGGTTCCACTATTCGATCAAATCTCTATCGAAGTTCAACCGATGAGTATCGAAGATTATAAAACACTCAACGAGGCAGGGGTACATTCTGTATATGTCTATCAAGAGACCTATAACGAACTTATATACCCAGACTATCATCCATTTGGACAAAAACGAAAATTCCAATATCGTTTAGAGACTCCAGAACGAATTGCAGAAGCAGGAATACACAAAGTAGGCCTTGGTGTACTTCTAGGACTAGACGATTGGCGAACGGAAGCTATTTTACTTGCTGGACATCTACATTACCTGGAGAAACATTATTGGAAAACAGTTTACAGCCTCTCTTTTCCACGCCTTCGTCCAAATGAAGGTCATTTTGAACCTAAAAATCCAATTTCTGATACAGAACTACTTCAACTAATTTGTGCTTTCCGTATATATAATCCTTTTGTTGAGTTAGCGCTATCTACCCGCGAATCAGCTTTTTTCAGAGACCATCTTATATCACTTGGAATCACCTCCATGAGTGCAGGATCTAAAACAGAACCAGGAGGCTATAGTCACGAAGACAAGGCTCTAAAGCAGTTTGAGATAGAAGACTCAAGGACTGTAGATGAAGTAGTTAAATCTATTCAACAAGCTGGTTACGAGGCTGTATGGAAAGATTGGGATCATATTTTATCAGCAACCACTCAGAAAAAAGAGACTTATGCATCGATACGATAGACATTTTGAACTTTCAGATTTTACAAATCACGATCAAGAGAAGCTTAAGAATGCTTCTCTTTTAATCGTTGGTGCTGGGGGGCTAGGTAGTCCTCTCTTCTCGTATCTTATAGGTGCTGGAATTGGTAAAATAACCATTTATGAACCTGACACTGTATCCTATAGTAATCTTCATAGACAAACCATATACAGTACAGAAGATGTTGGAAAATTAAAATCTGAGATATGTGAAGCAGAAGCAAGAAAAAAGAACACAGACTGTGTTCTCATTGCAATTTCAGAATATTTTGCATTAGATACAGTTCCAATCGGTTTCTTTGATCTCATAATAGCTTCTCCTGATAATTACGATGCAAGAATTGCTGCGGATCAATTTGCAGCAAAACATCACATCCCAATCATTCATGGAGCAGTACAAGAGTATCAGGGATATTTAATGATCCTCGAATCACATAGTAGTTTGAGATATAGAGATATTTTTCCTACTCCAATGGTCAAAACAAAACAAAGTAAAGGAATACTGGGACCTGTTGCTGGAATTATTGGAAGTCACATGGCACTTAAAGCAATACAGATACTTAGAGAAACAGAAAACATAAGTTCTACCCTTTGGGATTTTGACCTACTAGAGCTAAAGACATCTAAAATAGCATTATCATGAGCAATATAGAAAAAAAAAATCCGATCGTTTTGTCTATAGCAGGAAGCGATTCAAGTGGTGGAGCTGGCATTCAGGCTGACATAAAAACGATCACGACTCATGGTTGTTATGCGGCAACCACCATCACCTGTGTTACCTCACAGAATAGTCATGGCATTTTTGATATTGTACCGATCCCTACCTCCAACATCATTTCGCAAATCGAAACGACACTTCAAGACTATGAAGTCGATGCAATAAAAATAGGAATGGTTTATGATTCAGATATTATTGGAGCTATTGTAGAAGTATTAAAGGACACCGATATTCCCATTGTAATTGATCCAGTTATGGTTGCTTCATCTTCTCAAAGCCTCACACAACAAAAGGCTATCGATTCGATGAAAAAAAAACTATTACCTTTAGCCACAATCATTACTCCAAATATTCCTGAGGCAAAAATACTTTTGGGCAGTAGATGGGTAGAAAACCTAAAGGTAAATGCATGGAACCTAGCAAGAGACTTTGGATGCAATGTCCTTTTAAAAACGGGACACCTTTCTAGAATAGAAGATATTCTAGTAGAAGTACAAACGGAGACATTGTCCCTTTTTGCTTTTAATAAATTAGAAACAACCAATACTCATGGTACAGGTTGTACCCTTTCTGCTGCTATTGCTAGTGAGATTGCAAAAGGAAATCCATTAAAAGAAGCAGTAAACCTCTCCACAAAATACATACATGAGCTTTTGAAAGCTTCCATGAATATGGGAGATCATATTTTCAATGGTCCGATGTATCATTGTATAGTAAACGGTTAAAATTGATATTCCGCACTCAACTAAATATATAGTTGAGTGCGGAATTATATAAGGTGTTATAACTCAGATATCGTATTCAAAAGAACACTTTTGTAATCATCAGAATACTCCCAAAACATTACTCCTCCAAGATTATTTTTACGTACATAACGCATCTTAATCTTCATTGATTTTGGCGTTTCATAAGAGATAAAAATGTTCTTTTCAGCATTATAAAGGTAAGGACATTTTGCTTTCTTATCCCAATATTTTTTGTAACCATTTGCTTTTGTACACTCAGTCACAATCTTTTTATAAGGGTATATATATCCTACTTCTTCAGCGGAAGCCCAAAGTCCATCTTTTTGTTCTTTGCTTACTTTTGTCCAGCGACGGCCATAGAAAGGGATGCCAAGTACTAACTTCTCAGCAGGAACCCCCTCGTCTAAGTGTCTTTGGATAGCTCCCACACCACTAATCTCTTTAGCACCATTTCTTACTTCAGCATCAAAAAGATTCGCATGATGCCCAGTAGTATGATCAAAACCGCCATACATATCGTAAGTCATAATATTAATAAAATCTAAATATTTTTGAGCAATACCAAGGGTCGTGTTATCAGTATATGCTTTGTCTGCACCTGTAGCAATGGTAAGAAGGTAGTGTTTTTTATCTTTGTCTAGTTCTTTACGAATGGTTTCTAACAATAAATTAAAATTGTCACCATCTTCTGACCTAAACTTATTATCTTCCCCTAGCTGTCCAGGGTACTCCCAATCTAGGTCAATCCCATCAAAACGATATTTCTTCATTAGAGCGACAGCCCCTTTCGCAAATTTAAGACGAGAAGCCTTCGTCAAAGCAATATCAGAAAAGTGATTACTCCATACCCAACCTCCAATAGAAAAAAGTAATTTCGTATTTGGGCTTTCAGCATCCCGTTTCAACACCAACTCCTGAATTAAACGAGGATCTTGCTCAAGCATAAACTTTGGCACCCCATCCACAATATTCGCGAACGCATAGTTAATATGGGTCATCTTACTTATCTGCACTTCAGAAACAGGGAGCCCTGTCCATCCTGCATAATAACCGATAACCTTTTGATTACCAGCGAAAATAGGTAGCGAAAGAAACATGGCTACCAAAAACAAAAAAGTCTGTTTTCTCATCATCAAATGTACGTTAATTTTCAACGAGTGAATTTAATGAAAAA
The Prolixibacteraceae bacterium DNA segment above includes these coding regions:
- a CDS encoding thiamine phosphate synthase — protein: MKWTVISPAQWLENEKELYAFLFSLGIDFIRIRKPNHRACDMNNFLTTIPKEIHHKCIVHHPECNMDPFPNIGIHRSQPQPNDLNNGRILSSNLHFIHELSKVTACDQVLVSPIFDSISKTNYHSQWNASTLSFIKEHNQIDWIALGGIAIGREQELLDMGFKHAALMGALWSNTIIGKDIHYGELKLRLKDILS
- the thiE gene encoding thiamine phosphate synthase, translated to MKVDTNKFRLQFITHGKTADEILEQVASVLHGGGRWIQFRMKEIDNDSFISIAKEIKKMTDKYDATFIINDHVSVAKEIGASGVHIGMNDTSPAKAREILGDSFIIGGTANTLTTIKEIEQHVDYIGLGPYRYTSTKKNLSAILGLDGYKRIYDEWSGWQQTPIVAIGGIEYNDLSPLLSSSIQGIAVSSSIIKSKTITKETLKWIQKISFTTIN
- a CDS encoding thiazole synthase yields the protein MDPKNIIHNNQLTIANKSFRSRLFVGTGKYSSNEVMEESILASHSELVTMALKRVDLDKKGADDILKHLNHPHIHLLPNTSGVRDAEEAIFAAMMAREALGTNWVKLEIHPNPRHLLPDAFETVKASKQLVKEGFVVLPYIIADPITCKRLEEVGCQAVMPLASAIGTNQGVTNMQMLQYIIEQSNVPVIIDAGLGAPSHAAKAMEMGADACLVNTAIANSKDPVKMALAFHLAIESGRMAYESKLATSHTLNAKATSPLTSFLER
- the thiH gene encoding 2-iminoacetate synthase ThiH; this translates as MKNNKETFYNKLQKHSWDDIKKRTQDYTEKEVIEALNHSKPTIDHFGALISKAALPYLEEMAYLSQQKTQQRFGKTMQLYIPMYLSNYCSNGCIYCGFNAKNDIPRKRLDVQEITEEADHILKLGIRNLLLVTGEDNRNFSTKDLVHAVKILVPLFDQISIEVQPMSIEDYKTLNEAGVHSVYVYQETYNELIYPDYHPFGQKRKFQYRLETPERIAEAGIHKVGLGVLLGLDDWRTEAILLAGHLHYLEKHYWKTVYSLSFPRLRPNEGHFEPKNPISDTELLQLICAFRIYNPFVELALSTRESAFFRDHLISLGITSMSAGSKTEPGGYSHEDKALKQFEIEDSRTVDEVVKSIQQAGYEAVWKDWDHILSATTQKKETYASIR
- a CDS encoding HesA/MoeB/ThiF family protein gives rise to the protein MHRYDRHFELSDFTNHDQEKLKNASLLIVGAGGLGSPLFSYLIGAGIGKITIYEPDTVSYSNLHRQTIYSTEDVGKLKSEICEAEARKKNTDCVLIAISEYFALDTVPIGFFDLIIASPDNYDARIAADQFAAKHHIPIIHGAVQEYQGYLMILESHSSLRYRDIFPTPMVKTKQSKGILGPVAGIIGSHMALKAIQILRETENISSTLWDFDLLELKTSKIALS
- the thiD gene encoding bifunctional hydroxymethylpyrimidine kinase/phosphomethylpyrimidine kinase, with translation MSNIEKKNPIVLSIAGSDSSGGAGIQADIKTITTHGCYAATTITCVTSQNSHGIFDIVPIPTSNIISQIETTLQDYEVDAIKIGMVYDSDIIGAIVEVLKDTDIPIVIDPVMVASSSQSLTQQKAIDSMKKKLLPLATIITPNIPEAKILLGSRWVENLKVNAWNLARDFGCNVLLKTGHLSRIEDILVEVQTETLSLFAFNKLETTNTHGTGCTLSAAIASEIAKGNPLKEAVNLSTKYIHELLKASMNMGDHIFNGPMYHCIVNG
- a CDS encoding glycoside hydrolase family 18 protein → MMRKQTFLFLVAMFLSLPIFAGNQKVIGYYAGWTGLPVSEVQISKMTHINYAFANIVDGVPKFMLEQDPRLIQELVLKRDAESPNTKLLFSIGGWVWSNHFSDIALTKASRLKFAKGAVALMKKYRFDGIDLDWEYPGQLGEDNKFRSEDGDNFNLLLETIRKELDKDKKHYLLTIATGADKAYTDNTTLGIAQKYLDFINIMTYDMYGGFDHTTGHHANLFDAEVRNGAKEISGVGAIQRHLDEGVPAEKLVLGIPFYGRRWTKVSKEQKDGLWASAEEVGYIYPYKKIVTECTKANGYKKYWDKKAKCPYLYNAEKNIFISYETPKSMKIKMRYVRKNNLGGVMFWEYSDDYKSVLLNTISEL